A genome region from Micromonospora inyonensis includes the following:
- a CDS encoding helix-turn-helix domain-containing protein produces the protein MPRFTPATPRSRRLGRELRKLRDAKGLTGGETAKLLRCSTSRITRIESGEIKPRPGDVMELLVTYGVRIDEEPGTSLLELARDLREEGWWQRLGGKYATYIAYEIEAAELKNFEPMLVPGLLQTERYAREVNIIGRETDSATIDQRVTARMTRQEVLHRQPKPLRLHAILSEASLRTEVGGPDVLREQLHHLVKVSQLPNVTIQVLRFEAGAHLADSSGFALLTFEHDDPPLGYIETLAGELFLESSADLARLTAAYDNLRTLARSPAESIKFIKELSEHGA, from the coding sequence ATGCCTCGATTCACGCCTGCCACGCCCCGATCCCGTCGACTCGGTCGCGAGCTGCGGAAGCTCCGCGACGCCAAAGGACTTACCGGCGGGGAGACCGCGAAGCTCCTGCGCTGTTCGACGTCCCGCATCACCCGGATCGAGTCCGGCGAGATCAAGCCGCGACCCGGCGACGTCATGGAGTTGCTGGTGACGTACGGCGTCAGGATCGACGAAGAGCCGGGCACGTCCCTGTTGGAGCTGGCCCGCGACCTGCGCGAGGAGGGCTGGTGGCAGCGCCTTGGCGGCAAGTACGCCACCTACATCGCGTACGAGATCGAGGCTGCGGAGCTCAAGAACTTCGAGCCGATGCTCGTGCCTGGCCTACTCCAGACCGAGCGGTACGCCCGCGAGGTCAACATCATCGGCCGCGAGACCGACTCGGCCACCATCGACCAGCGGGTTACCGCCCGGATGACCCGCCAGGAGGTGCTACACCGGCAGCCGAAGCCGCTGCGGCTGCACGCGATCCTGTCCGAGGCGTCCCTGCGAACGGAGGTGGGCGGCCCGGACGTGCTGCGCGAACAGCTTCACCACCTGGTCAAGGTGAGCCAACTGCCCAACGTCACGATCCAAGTTCTCCGCTTCGAAGCCGGCGCGCACCTGGCCGACAGCAGCGGCTTCGCCCTGCTCACCTTCGAGCACGACGATCCGCCGCTGGGCTACATCGAGACGCTGGCCGGTGAGCTGTTCCTTGAGTCGAGCGCTGACCTGGCGCGGCTGACGGCGGCGTACGACAATCTGAGGACGTTGGCCAGGTCTCCGGCCGAGTCGATCAAGTTCATCAAGGAGCTGAGCGAGCATGGAGCGTAA
- a CDS encoding DUF397 domain-containing protein — MERNVWRTSSRSGSNGQCVEVRDRGVEIDVRDSKAPTAGTLRFTPEAWTAFTGTLKAGAVE, encoded by the coding sequence ATGGAGCGTAACGTCTGGCGCACGTCGAGCCGTTCCGGCAGCAATGGCCAGTGCGTCGAGGTCCGCGACCGGGGCGTTGAAATCGACGTACGCGACTCCAAGGCCCCGACCGCCGGCACGCTGCGCTTCACCCCCGAGGCGTGGACCGCCTTCACTGGCACCCTCAAGGCGGGCGCCGTTGAGTAG
- a CDS encoding type II toxin-antitoxin system RelE/ParE family toxin — translation MLWPVFYHPDAKTELDELPANERVAVGHAVEKLESRGPNLGYPHSSAVRGARNLRELRPRGGRSRWRAFYRQVGPAFVVGSIGPETNVNQRKFDRAVSDAERRIDDVRGDQ, via the coding sequence GTGCTGTGGCCGGTCTTCTATCATCCTGACGCCAAAACTGAACTCGACGAACTGCCTGCCAACGAACGAGTAGCCGTTGGGCATGCTGTCGAGAAGCTGGAAAGCCGAGGCCCCAACCTTGGCTACCCGCACTCCAGCGCTGTCCGGGGTGCCCGGAACCTCAGGGAGTTGCGGCCCCGTGGCGGACGGAGCCGATGGAGGGCGTTCTATCGCCAGGTCGGGCCCGCCTTCGTCGTCGGCTCGATCGGTCCAGAAACCAATGTCAACCAGCGAAAGTTCGACCGAGCAGTCAGTGACGCTGAGCGAAGGATCGATGACGTAAGGGGTGACCAGTGA
- a CDS encoding helix-turn-helix domain-containing protein, which yields MKLSDLKSARQVLEEHKQDPEFRAEWDRTAFARDVALRIVRYRSENNLTQSAFARRVGMTQSVIARLESGDQPPSIQTLAKLSKGTGMDFEIKFTHGSVEFVAA from the coding sequence ATGAAGCTCTCCGACCTCAAGTCCGCCCGGCAAGTCCTAGAGGAACATAAGCAAGATCCGGAGTTTCGCGCCGAGTGGGATCGTACAGCATTCGCTCGTGACGTCGCTCTACGCATCGTGCGTTACCGCAGCGAGAATAACCTTACCCAGTCGGCTTTTGCGCGCAGGGTCGGCATGACCCAGTCCGTCATCGCTCGGCTTGAGTCGGGCGACCAGCCTCCCTCAATTCAAACGCTCGCAAAGCTGTCCAAGGGCACCGGCATGGACTTCGAAATCAAGTTCACCCACGGCTCGGTCGAGTTCGTCGCTGCGTAG
- a CDS encoding HsdM family class I SAM-dependent methyltransferase produces the protein MLHRYEFPQQIRRLDAANLLYRVVARFADLDLDPVTVSNHQMGYVFEELIRRFAEQSNETAGEHFTPREVIELMVNLLVAPDHDALSGPGTARTVMDPACGTGGMLSAAEEHITALNPHATVKVFGQELNPESWAICRSDMMIKGQDPENIKFGNSFSDDGHRGAHFDYLLANPPFGVEWKKVKDEVEAEHEKLGDSGRFGAGLPRINDGSLLFLQHMISKMKQPTGYGKGGSRVAIVFNGSPLFTGAAESGESRIRQWILENDWLEGIVALPDQLFYNTGISTYFWILTNRKLPDHRGKVILLDAREHFAKMRKSLGDKRKYLTEDQIKEITGLYGEALHVAADPEHPLHAKVKIFANEDFGYRRITVERPLRLRFEVTEETLTAVRESKPIGKALDVTAFETALKPLVGRSWDTKRAAWDAVRTAMAEAGMLWPNGAPFQKALRDVLGVRDPDGEVQKVKGDPEPDTDLRDYENVPLHEDVEEYLRREVLPHVPDAWIDHTKTKIGYEIPFTRHFYVYKPPRPLAEIDAELKALEAEIQALLGEVTK, from the coding sequence GTGCTGCACCGGTACGAGTTCCCACAGCAGATCCGCCGCCTGGACGCGGCGAACCTGCTCTACCGGGTGGTGGCCCGCTTCGCCGACCTGGACCTGGACCCGGTCACCGTCTCCAACCACCAGATGGGGTACGTCTTCGAGGAGCTGATCCGGCGGTTCGCCGAGCAGTCCAACGAGACGGCCGGTGAGCACTTCACCCCGCGTGAGGTCATCGAGCTGATGGTGAACCTGCTGGTCGCCCCGGACCACGACGCGTTGAGCGGCCCCGGCACGGCCCGCACGGTCATGGACCCGGCCTGCGGCACGGGCGGCATGCTCAGCGCCGCCGAGGAGCACATCACCGCGCTGAACCCGCACGCCACCGTGAAGGTCTTCGGCCAGGAGCTGAACCCGGAGTCCTGGGCGATCTGCCGGTCCGACATGATGATCAAGGGCCAGGACCCGGAGAACATCAAGTTCGGCAACTCGTTCAGCGACGACGGCCACCGGGGCGCGCACTTCGACTACCTGCTCGCGAACCCGCCGTTCGGGGTCGAGTGGAAGAAGGTCAAGGACGAGGTCGAGGCCGAGCACGAGAAGCTCGGCGACAGCGGCCGGTTCGGTGCCGGCCTGCCCCGGATCAACGACGGCTCGCTGCTCTTCCTCCAGCACATGATCTCGAAGATGAAGCAGCCCACCGGCTACGGCAAGGGCGGCAGCCGGGTCGCCATCGTCTTCAACGGTTCGCCGCTGTTCACCGGGGCCGCCGAGTCCGGCGAGTCCCGCATCCGCCAGTGGATCCTGGAGAACGACTGGTTGGAGGGCATCGTCGCGCTGCCCGACCAGCTCTTCTACAACACCGGCATCTCCACGTACTTCTGGATCCTCACCAACCGCAAGCTGCCCGACCACCGGGGCAAGGTCATCCTGCTGGACGCCCGGGAGCACTTCGCCAAGATGCGCAAGTCCCTCGGCGACAAGCGCAAGTACCTCACCGAGGACCAGATCAAGGAGATCACCGGGCTCTACGGGGAGGCGCTGCACGTCGCCGCCGACCCGGAGCACCCGCTGCACGCCAAGGTGAAGATCTTCGCCAACGAGGACTTCGGCTACCGCCGGATCACCGTCGAACGCCCGCTCAGGCTCCGCTTCGAGGTCACCGAGGAAACCCTGACCGCCGTACGCGAGTCGAAGCCGATCGGCAAGGCGTTGGACGTCACCGCCTTCGAGACGGCGTTGAAGCCGCTGGTGGGCCGGTCGTGGGACACCAAGCGCGCCGCCTGGGACGCCGTCCGCACGGCGATGGCCGAGGCCGGCATGCTCTGGCCCAACGGCGCACCCTTCCAGAAGGCGCTCCGCGACGTCCTCGGCGTCCGCGACCCCGACGGCGAGGTGCAGAAGGTCAAGGGCGACCCCGAGCCGGACACCGACCTACGCGACTACGAGAACGTGCCGCTGCACGAGGACGTCGAGGAATACCTGCGCCGCGAGGTGCTTCCGCACGTCCCCGACGCCTGGATCGACCACACCAAAACCAAGATCGGGTACGAGATCCCCTTCACCCGCCACTTCTACGTCTACAAGCCCCCGAGGCCCCTGGCCGAAATCGACGCCGAACTAAAAGCCCTCGAAGCCGAGATCCAGGCCCTACTGGGCGAGGTGACGAAGTGA